The genomic DNA AGCGACTTCGTGAGGGTTCGCTTTCGACGAAGAGCAGCAGTTACAGCGATGCACGACATCGGCTCAGCTTGAAGGCAGCTCATTGGTTCCAAGAGCGTGTCGCGTCGTCGATCGTTAACTCGACGGCGCCGACATGGGGTGACCGGCGTGTGTTCTTGATCGATGGAACGACCTTTACACTGGCTCCAGTGGCCGAGCTTCAGGCCGCTTACCCACCCGCCTCTAACCAGTACGGCGAAAGTGTGTGGCCAATCGCGTATGTGGTTTTCGCACATGAACTCAGCTCGGGGGCAGCAGTGCCTGAGGAGATTGGAGCTATGTATGGCCCAAACGCCGTCTCAGAAACTCGGCTTGCTCAAACTCTCATGAAGCGACTCCCGGCTAAATCCATCATCATGGCCGACGCTGGGTTCGGAATATTTTCGACTGCTTATCATGCCCATTTGAATGGACACAATTTTGTTCTACGGCTAAAGAAAGATCGATTCAATCGAATTCGGAAGCGGGCAGAGCTAATCCATTCGACAGCCACTTCGAAAAGCTACCGGGTGTCCTGGACTCCTTCGGCCAAGGAACGAGTAACCAATCCAGACCTCCCATCCGACTGTGTCATAGCGGCGATGATCCATGAATTGAAGATCGGGGAAGAGAGCCTCTACCTCGTCGAGGATATCGATGCGACGCCCAAGCAACTGCGCGATCTGTACTGGAAACGCAACGATATCGAAGTCGATATCCGCAACATCAAACTGGTAATCGGTACCGAAGAGATCCGAGCGAAGTCGAAGGAGATGTTTCTCAAAGAGTTCGCCTTGTCGATGGTAGCGTACAATTTAGCGACCCAATTGCGTCGCCAAGCCGCAGTGATTGCCGAGTGTGAGCCCCGCGAATTAAGCTTTACGGGCGTGTGGTCTGTCTACCGTCACATGCTGCAGGGGATTGAAGTCAGTGACCCCGGTCGTTGGATCGAACGTTTGGATCGCGTGCTGCACTACGCCTCAAAGCAAAAGCTTCCCAACCGCCCAGGCCGCAGTTATCCACGCGAGGCCTACGCCCGCCGCCCCAAAACCACCCACTTCCAGAAACGAAGAAAGAAAAGTAAACCCAACGATCCAGAAGAACCAACGTCAAAGTGAGTGCCATTGGGCGTTAGCCCCGGTTTAGCGGTGTTTGAACCGGGGCTAACGCCCAATCGGCTGATTAAATCGACAGGCCGTCGACGACTTCCGATACGGCTGAGATGCAACTTAATGGATCAGCTGAGCCGATCGATCGCGGCGTTGCTGTCGCCGAACGATTCGCTCGGCGCACCGGCTTGCTGCAGCATCCACAGATAGAGATTGCAGAGCGGCGTTTTCTTCGGATAAACGATGTGTCGTCCGGTTTGAATCCGGCCCCCGGCTCGGCCGGCTAACAAGATCGGTAGATCGTAATGGTTGTGGCGGTCGCCGTCGGAGATGCCGCTGCCGTAAACGATCGCCGAATGATCCAGCAGCGTTCCGTCTCCTTCGGGCACCTGCTTCAAACGCTCTAAGAAGTAGGCGAACCGCTGCGCGTAGAAGCGATTGATCGTGGCGATCTTGGTTTGCTTCTCCTCGCTCTTGCCGTGGTGCGACAGTTCGTGGTGCCCTTCGCGAACGTCCAGTTCGGGGTAGCCGCGGTTGCTGCCGGCGTTGGTGAACATAAACGAAATCACGCGGGTGCTGTCGGTCTGCATCGCCAACGTCATCATGTCCAACATCAGGTCGGCGTGCTTCTGCATCTCGCGTGGAACGCCCGCCGGACGCGGGTAATCGGGGACGCCTTCTTCGGTCGCGTCCAGTTTGTCCGTTCCGACGATTCGCTTTTCAATGCTGCGGACCGAATAGAGGTATTCATCCAGCTTGCGGCGATCCAAAACGCCCAGTTGATCCTTCAGTTGGTTGGCTTCTTGCAAAGCGAAATCGAGGACACTCTTGCGGTACTTGTGACGCGTGGCGCGAGCTTCGCGAACCGCTCCGCCGTCGCCGTGGCCAAACAAGCGGTCGAAGACCTTGGCCGGATCGATCTCTTTGGCGACGGGAGAAGTTGCGTTCCGCCACGACATGTTCGACGAGTAGGCGCAACTGTAACCGCTGTCGCAGGTTCCCGCTTGGGCACTGTTCTCGAGTCCCAATTCCAGCGAAGCAAATCGAGTCGCCGATCCGATCGCATCGGCAGCAACTTGATCGACCGAGACGCCGTTTTGGATGTTCGCGCCGTCGGTCTTCTTGGGATGCGCGCCGGTCAAAAATGCGGCGACGCTGCGGGCGTGATCGCCACCGCCATCGCCTTGCGCTTCGGCTCCCTTCAGCGCCAGGCCGGTCATCACGTTGAAGTCGGATCGATGGGCTGCCAGTTCTTTCAGCGTCCGCGGCAGCTCATAATCGCTCCCCTCTTTCGTAGGTTTCCAATCGGGCATGTGCATTCCGTTGGGAACGTACAAAAACGCCATCCGCATTGGAATCGCGGTGTTTGTTGGGGCCGCGGCGGCGGTCAGGCAGCGGGTCGGCGACATCGCGTCGAGCAGCGGCAGGGCGATCGCGGTGCCGAGGCCACGCAGCAGGGTGCGTCGATTCAGAGTCGTTGCATGGGTATTCATCCGTCTCATCACTCTATTGCCTCACGCCTTGCTTCTGGAATGGATCGCTTTGCACGATCCCCAAGATCAGTTCGGAGAATCGATAGTCGTTGGCCGCCAATCGATTCTGAATTTTGTCGACCGCGCACTTGTCATAATATTCCAATCCGCGACCCAGTGCGAAGGTCAGCAGTTTCTCGGTCACACAGCGAACAAATTGCTCGCGCTGCTGTTCGACCAAGACCTTCCGCAGGTCTTCGACTCCGGTAATCTTGATGCCGCCGGGCAGTTCGCCGCTGGCATCGACCGGCAGCCCATCCTGCTGCTGTCGCCATTGGCCGATCGCGTCGAAGTTTTCCAACGCGAAGCCCAATGGGTCCATCAATTTATGACACGATGCGCAGGCCGGGTTGTCGCGGTGTTGAACCAGTCGTTGCCGCATGGTGCCCGTCAATTCGGAGCGTTCCAGTTCGGGAACGTTGGGCGGTGCCGGAGGTGGCGGCGTCCCCAAGATGTTGTCCAGGATCCATTTGCCGCGTTTGACGGGCGAAGTGCGTGTTGGATTGCTGGTGACGGTCAAGATGCTCGCTTGAGTCAGCAGGCCACCGCGAACTCCATCTTCGAAACGAACGAATTGAAATTCATCGCCACTGATTCCCGGCACGCCGTAGAACTTGGCCAGCCGTTCATTGAGATAGGTGAAGCGACCATCGAGCAGTTCGGTGATCGGGCGATCGTACCGCATCACCGCAGCGAAAAAGGTGAGCGTTTCGCGACGCAACAAGCCGCGGATCTCGTCGTCGAACTCGGGGAATTGGCTCTGGTCGGGATTCGATTTGCTGAGGTTCCGAAGCTGCAACCACTGGCTGGCAAAGTTGTCGACCATCAGCACCGAACGGGGATCTTTGAGCATCCGGTGAACCTGGCCAGCCAACACCTCGGGATCGTGCAGCGAATCGTTCCAAGCAAGCTTGAACAATTCCTCGTCGGGCATGCTGGACCACAGGAAATAGGAGAGCCGAGCGGCCAATTCAAACGCATTGACCGGCGGATAGACTCCGTTGGCATCGGGCTGGCGCGGCTGTTCGAATTTGTATAAGAAGTGGGGGGAGACGAGGACGGCTTGGAACGCGACTTGGATACTCTCATCAAACGTTCCGCCGTCGCTGCGGACTTCGGCCGCCAACATCCCCAAGCGACGAATTTCATCGTTTGTCGCGGGGCGGCGGAACGCGCGGCTGGCAAATCGCTGGATGACTTCAGCCGCGGCCGACTCGGGTGTCCTGTCGCGACTGGGAGTGACAAAGATTAACTTGCGATGCGTCGCGGGAAGATCGCCGACGACTTTGGAATTGTCGACTTTCGATTCGCCACTCAACATCACGTGGGCGATCGCAGCGTTGCGGTCTTCGCCTTTCTTGCCATCGGTGGCAGGCTTGTAATAGTCGTTTGTGAAGGCAAACGAGATCTTGTGCTTCCCTTTGGACAGTCTGAGTTTGATCGTGTAGTCGGTCGGATCGGACGCGGGAACATTGACGATTCGTTGCAGCTTGCCGTCGACCTTGACCTCGAACTTCACCGGTTCGTCGCCCGCTTGATCGCCGTACGCGGTTAGGCGGAGTTCGAACTGACCGCCGAAAGGGATCTTTTCCTGCAGGTAGACCTCGCCGGAGGAACTCAGCCTCACACTCCCGTTCCGCGTGCTGTACTTGTCCGCGTCGCCCAGGTTTTCGCCTGGGCGTTGGACGCTGAACAACTGAGCTCCCGGAGCGGTCTTGATCGCTTGGCCCATGATCTCTTCGGCCGCTTGCAGATACTTTTCCAACAGCAGCGGCGGCAGCGACAAGACGTCGCCGATGTTGTCGAAACCGTAACCGACGTCGTCGCCGGGAAAGTTTGCCGCCGGGGTGTAATCGACGCCGGTTAGTTCACGAATCGTGTTGCGGTATTCGCTGCTGTTGAGTCGGCGCAGCGTGATCTTGCCGGGATTGACGTTGGGGCCACAGTCGACCGAATTGGCGACTTCATCGATCAGGTGGATCATCGCGGCGCGATCGGCCGCGGGCATTTCGGGCGAGTCCGACGGCGGCATGACTTCGGCCTGCACCTGCCGCAGGG from Rosistilla oblonga includes the following:
- a CDS encoding IS4 family transposase; translation: MTARKSHSMSSDARTQNLSAAFELLKQWTDIGDADVFEELGPAAVYKTSVVLWLMLFQRLNPKASLRDAVLHFIATAPPELKTNKRLREGSLSTKSSSYSDARHRLSLKAAHWFQERVASSIVNSTAPTWGDRRVFLIDGTTFTLAPVAELQAAYPPASNQYGESVWPIAYVVFAHELSSGAAVPEEIGAMYGPNAVSETRLAQTLMKRLPAKSIIMADAGFGIFSTAYHAHLNGHNFVLRLKKDRFNRIRKRAELIHSTATSKSYRVSWTPSAKERVTNPDLPSDCVIAAMIHELKIGEESLYLVEDIDATPKQLRDLYWKRNDIEVDIRNIKLVIGTEEIRAKSKEMFLKEFALSMVAYNLATQLRRQAAVIAECEPRELSFTGVWSVYRHMLQGIEVSDPGRWIERLDRVLHYASKQKLPNRPGRSYPREAYARRPKTTHFQKRRKKSKPNDPEEPTSK
- a CDS encoding DUF1552 domain-containing protein, with amino-acid sequence MNTHATTLNRRTLLRGLGTAIALPLLDAMSPTRCLTAAAAPTNTAIPMRMAFLYVPNGMHMPDWKPTKEGSDYELPRTLKELAAHRSDFNVMTGLALKGAEAQGDGGGDHARSVAAFLTGAHPKKTDGANIQNGVSVDQVAADAIGSATRFASLELGLENSAQAGTCDSGYSCAYSSNMSWRNATSPVAKEIDPAKVFDRLFGHGDGGAVREARATRHKYRKSVLDFALQEANQLKDQLGVLDRRKLDEYLYSVRSIEKRIVGTDKLDATEEGVPDYPRPAGVPREMQKHADLMLDMMTLAMQTDSTRVISFMFTNAGSNRGYPELDVREGHHELSHHGKSEEKQTKIATINRFYAQRFAYFLERLKQVPEGDGTLLDHSAIVYGSGISDGDRHNHYDLPILLAGRAGGRIQTGRHIVYPKKTPLCNLYLWMLQQAGAPSESFGDSNAAIDRLS
- a CDS encoding DUF1592 domain-containing protein, translated to MNDSSLFSSVAAKHHRIANRSRSVHLQFRWLLPSLLLSVFATTCSAADLDKILKSELQPLLKTYCLDCHDAASAEGGVALETPASALAMRMDRETWMRALRQVQAEVMPPSDSPEMPAADRAAMIHLIDEVANSVDCGPNVNPGKITLRRLNSSEYRNTIRELTGVDYTPAANFPGDDVGYGFDNIGDVLSLPPLLLEKYLQAAEEIMGQAIKTAPGAQLFSVQRPGENLGDADKYSTRNGSVRLSSSGEVYLQEKIPFGGQFELRLTAYGDQAGDEPVKFEVKVDGKLQRIVNVPASDPTDYTIKLRLSKGKHKISFAFTNDYYKPATDGKKGEDRNAAIAHVMLSGESKVDNSKVVGDLPATHRKLIFVTPSRDRTPESAAAEVIQRFASRAFRRPATNDEIRRLGMLAAEVRSDGGTFDESIQVAFQAVLVSPHFLYKFEQPRQPDANGVYPPVNAFELAARLSYFLWSSMPDEELFKLAWNDSLHDPEVLAGQVHRMLKDPRSVLMVDNFASQWLQLRNLSKSNPDQSQFPEFDDEIRGLLRRETLTFFAAVMRYDRPITELLDGRFTYLNERLAKFYGVPGISGDEFQFVRFEDGVRGGLLTQASILTVTSNPTRTSPVKRGKWILDNILGTPPPPAPPNVPELERSELTGTMRQRLVQHRDNPACASCHKLMDPLGFALENFDAIGQWRQQQDGLPVDASGELPGGIKITGVEDLRKVLVEQQREQFVRCVTEKLLTFALGRGLEYYDKCAVDKIQNRLAANDYRFSELILGIVQSDPFQKQGVRQ